In one window of Brenneria goodwinii DNA:
- a CDS encoding DUF2075 domain-containing protein has translation MSEINQASFKLSPEKNLSQEQSALKRSIETFLNTHRHDQHAFFVIHGEAGTGKSVLLNSIFCDLQTHARLQPQHPLYGSENYLLVNHPEMLKAYKNATDNQPSLRKKDYERPTTFINRMDKRGAIADIVLVDEAHLLLTRRDSYNHFFQDNHLDEIIRLSRIVILVFDEQQVLKFKSLWSESQLSRMMNRWPHDVYVLRHQFRMRADAAVQHWIRCFCRRKLPPLPSSAMNHREGAFEIRVFDDALAMYDAVKEKNAFSGLSRMLSTYDYPYRLDGQDYFIEEGRFRLRWDRSKPNERLPWAERADTIDEVGSVYTVQGFDLNYVGLILGPSVAWDEQREAIVLDPARYEDSAAFQGKALIDNSEAVKERIMLNAINVLMTRAIHGLYLYAHDVKLRAKLMSLQQKARINGDNNDCN, from the coding sequence CAAGCTATCGCCGGAAAAAAACCTTTCGCAAGAGCAGTCCGCGTTAAAACGCAGTATTGAAACATTCCTGAATACGCATCGACATGATCAACATGCTTTTTTTGTTATTCACGGCGAAGCCGGCACCGGTAAAAGCGTTTTGTTGAATTCCATTTTCTGCGATCTGCAGACCCATGCTCGTCTGCAGCCGCAGCACCCTCTTTACGGCAGCGAAAACTACCTGCTGGTCAATCATCCTGAGATGCTTAAGGCTTATAAAAATGCGACGGATAACCAGCCGAGCCTGAGGAAAAAGGACTATGAACGGCCGACCACGTTCATCAATCGCATGGATAAACGGGGGGCGATAGCCGATATCGTTCTGGTCGATGAGGCGCATCTGCTACTGACCCGGCGCGACAGCTATAACCACTTTTTCCAGGATAATCATTTGGATGAGATTATCCGCCTGTCCCGGATTGTGATTCTGGTTTTTGATGAACAGCAGGTGCTGAAATTCAAGAGTCTATGGAGTGAAAGCCAACTGTCGCGCATGATGAACCGGTGGCCGCATGATGTTTATGTGTTGCGGCATCAGTTCAGAATGCGGGCTGATGCGGCGGTTCAGCACTGGATCCGCTGTTTTTGCCGGCGCAAGCTACCACCCCTGCCGTCTTCCGCTATGAATCATAGGGAAGGCGCTTTCGAAATCAGGGTATTCGATGACGCTCTGGCGATGTATGACGCGGTGAAAGAAAAAAACGCTTTCAGCGGGTTGTCGAGAATGCTGTCAACTTACGATTACCCTTATCGGCTGGACGGACAGGACTATTTTATTGAGGAAGGGCGATTTCGTTTGCGCTGGGATCGCTCGAAGCCCAACGAACGCTTGCCGTGGGCGGAGCGCGCAGACACCATTGACGAAGTGGGGTCGGTATATACCGTTCAGGGATTTGACCTGAACTATGTCGGCCTGATCCTGGGGCCGTCCGTGGCCTGGGATGAACAGCGCGAGGCGATTGTGCTCGATCCCGCCAGATACGAGGACAGCGCCGCTTTTCAGGGCAAAGCCTTGATCGATAATAGCGAGGCGGTGAAAGAGCGCATCATGCTCAATGCTATCAATGTGTTGATGACCCGCGCCATCCATGGCCTCTATCTTTATGCTCATGATGTAAAACTGCGTGCAAAACTCATGTCGCTACAGCAAAAGGCACGCATTAATGGAGATAACAATGACTGCAACTGA
- the def gene encoding peptide deformylase: MTATEVLWIDDQRMKQVSHHVETIDEGVKAVVEQMFAVIDEMKDSGLAAIQLGIPQRIVVIDMADEHGKRQRLALINPQITEFSQEKTSHLELCSSIPGHPMPAERSKRVKVTFLDLDGNAQEIDAGGEFAVCLQHEIDHLDGLSLIDNLSDLKRNRLKAQLAKLRRKTASRQ, encoded by the coding sequence ATGACTGCAACTGAGGTGCTATGGATCGACGACCAGCGGATGAAACAGGTTTCTCATCATGTCGAGACCATTGATGAGGGTGTTAAAGCGGTGGTCGAACAGATGTTTGCCGTTATTGACGAGATGAAAGATTCGGGGCTTGCCGCGATTCAGCTCGGTATTCCGCAACGCATCGTCGTGATAGATATGGCCGATGAGCATGGTAAACGTCAACGTCTGGCTTTGATTAACCCACAGATAACCGAATTCTCGCAAGAGAAGACATCTCATCTGGAATTGTGTTCCTCCATTCCGGGACATCCTATGCCGGCGGAGCGTTCAAAACGGGTAAAAGTGACATTCCTCGATCTGGACGGCAACGCGCAAGAGATTGACGCCGGAGGGGAGTTCGCCGTGTGTCTGCAACATGAGATCGATCATCTGGACGGCCTGTCGCTTATCGACAATCTGTCTGACCTGAAACGCAACCGCCTCAAGGCGCAGCTTGCCAAACTGCGCCGTAAGACGGCTTCACGCCAGTGA
- a CDS encoding L-alanine exporter AlaE, with amino-acid sequence MFSPTSRLRNATADTFALVVYCFITGMVIEIGLSGMSFEQSFSSRLLSIPVNIVVAWPYGLYRDRVLSMAKRHISAHLLIRNLADLFAYVSFQSPVYFAILWYIGVDSSQMLTAVASNAVVSMVMGVLYGYFLEYCRRLFRVTLPTQFHHTNRRHAN; translated from the coding sequence ATGTTTTCCCCTACATCACGATTACGTAATGCCACCGCAGATACCTTTGCGTTAGTCGTTTACTGTTTCATCACCGGTATGGTGATTGAGATAGGGCTGTCTGGCATGAGTTTCGAACAATCGTTCTCTTCCCGCCTGCTGTCCATTCCAGTCAATATTGTTGTTGCCTGGCCCTATGGCCTCTACCGCGATCGGGTGCTTAGCATGGCTAAGCGCCATATCTCCGCACATTTACTGATACGCAACCTTGCCGACCTGTTCGCGTATGTCAGCTTTCAGTCTCCGGTTTATTTCGCCATTCTTTGGTATATCGGAGTCGATTCATCACAAATGCTGACCGCCGTTGCCAGCAATGCGGTTGTTTCCATGGTGATGGGCGTGCTGTACGGCTATTTTCTGGAATACTGCCGCCGGCTATTCAGAGTCACGTTACCCACGCAGTTTCATCATACCAACAGGCGGCACGCGAATTAA
- the mraZ gene encoding division/cell wall cluster transcriptional repressor MraZ, whose amino-acid sequence MFRGATLVNLDSKGRLAVPTRYRETLIEESQGQMVCTIDLHQPCLLLYPLPEWEIIEQKLSRLSSMVPAERRIQRLLLGHASECQMDNAGRLLIASTLRQHAALTKEVMLVGQFNKFELWDEQTWYQQVKDDIDAEQSAQEPLSERLQDLSL is encoded by the coding sequence ATGTTTCGTGGGGCTACGCTGGTTAACCTCGACAGCAAGGGGCGGCTCGCCGTACCCACTCGTTATCGGGAAACGCTGATCGAGGAGTCGCAAGGTCAAATGGTTTGCACCATTGATCTTCATCAGCCATGCCTGCTGCTTTACCCCTTGCCTGAGTGGGAAATTATTGAACAAAAGCTTTCCCGTCTGTCGAGTATGGTTCCTGCCGAACGCCGTATTCAGCGTTTGCTGCTGGGACATGCCAGCGAATGTCAGATGGATAATGCAGGACGTTTATTAATCGCCAGTACGTTACGGCAACACGCGGCTCTTACAAAAGAAGTGATGCTGGTCGGACAGTTCAACAAGTTTGAGCTGTGGGATGAACAGACTTGGTATCAACAAGTCAAGGATGATATCGACGCAGAGCAGTCGGCTCAGGAACCGTTATCTGAGCGATTGCAGGACTTATCGCTATAG
- the rsmH gene encoding 16S rRNA (cytosine(1402)-N(4))-methyltransferase RsmH — protein MPENYKHTTVLLDEAVNGLNIRSNGIYIDGTFGRGGHSRLILSQLGPEGRLLAIDRDPQAIEAAKSIDDPRFSIIHGPFSALADYMAERDLTGRIDGVLLDLGVSSPQLDDPERGFSFMRDGPLDMRMDPTRGVSAAEWLMNAEAEDIAWVLKTFGEERFAKRIARAIVERNRTEPMTRTKELAELIAAASPIREKHKHPATRSFQAIRIYINSELEEIEQALNGALSVLAPHGRLSVISFHSLEDRIVKRFIRHQSRGPQVPAGMPLTEEQLRSQGGQTLKPVGKMMPSAEEVAENPRARSSVLRFAERLPA, from the coding sequence ATGCCGGAAAATTATAAACACACAACCGTACTGTTGGATGAAGCCGTTAACGGTCTGAACATCCGCAGCAACGGAATCTATATAGACGGCACGTTTGGCCGTGGCGGTCACTCCCGCCTTATTCTTTCCCAATTGGGACCAGAAGGACGCCTGCTGGCTATCGATCGCGATCCTCAGGCTATTGAGGCCGCCAAATCGATAGACGATCCCCGGTTTTCTATTATTCACGGCCCGTTTTCCGCACTGGCCGACTACATGGCGGAACGCGACCTTACCGGTCGCATTGATGGTGTATTGCTGGATTTAGGGGTTTCTTCTCCGCAGCTTGACGACCCTGAACGCGGTTTCTCATTTATGCGTGACGGTCCGCTGGATATGCGCATGGATCCCACCCGTGGGGTGTCGGCGGCGGAATGGTTAATGAACGCGGAAGCGGAAGACATCGCCTGGGTATTAAAAACCTTCGGTGAAGAGCGCTTTGCCAAGCGTATTGCCCGCGCCATTGTGGAACGTAATCGTACCGAGCCGATGACGCGAACCAAAGAGCTGGCGGAATTGATTGCCGCCGCCAGTCCGATTCGCGAAAAGCACAAACATCCGGCGACGCGCAGTTTTCAGGCTATCCGCATTTATATCAACAGCGAGCTGGAAGAGATTGAGCAGGCATTGAACGGCGCGTTGAGCGTATTGGCTCCGCATGGCCGTCTGTCGGTCATTAGCTTTCACTCTCTGGAAGACAGAATTGTGAAGCGCTTTATTCGTCATCAGAGTCGTGGTCCACAGGTACCGGCGGGCATGCCGTTGACGGAAGAGCAGTTGCGCAGCCAGGGCGGGCAAACGCTTAAGCCGGTAGGAAAAATGATGCCTTCCGCTGAAGAGGTGGCTGAAAATCCGCGGGCGCGTAGCTCAGTCCTGCGGTTTGCCGAGAGGCTGCCGGCATGA
- the ftsL gene encoding cell division protein FtsL, protein MIGNERHGLVGVIGEDLLRNAKIPMLLMIAVLISAVFVVTTAHKTRLLTAEREHLLLERDALDIEWRNLILEENSLGDHSRVERIATEKLQMGHVDPSQENIVVKQ, encoded by the coding sequence ATGATAGGCAATGAGCGCCACGGTCTGGTTGGGGTGATCGGCGAGGATCTGCTGCGTAACGCCAAGATCCCGATGTTGCTGATGATCGCGGTGTTGATCTCTGCGGTGTTTGTCGTGACGACGGCGCACAAAACGCGCCTGTTGACCGCAGAGCGTGAACATCTGCTGCTGGAGCGCGATGCGCTGGATATTGAATGGCGTAACCTGATTCTGGAAGAGAATTCGTTAGGAGATCATAGCCGCGTTGAGCGGATCGCGACGGAAAAACTGCAAATGGGACATGTTGATCCGTCACAGGAAAATATTGTGGTTAAGCAATGA
- a CDS encoding peptidoglycan glycosyltransferase FtsI yields the protein MKAARTGRLKRQEDQASFVSWRFALLCSCILLAMIGLMVRAAYLQVINPDKLVREGDMRSLRVQEIPTARGMISDRAGRPLAVSVPVNAVWADPKELNDHGGITQDTRWKALSDALEIPLDQMAAKINANPKGRFVYLARQVNPAIGEYIHKLKLPGINLRQESRRYYPSGQVTSHLIGFTNIDGQGIEGVEKSFDRWLTGQPGERTVRKDRFGRVIEDISSVDSQAAHNLVLSIDERLQALVYRELNNAVAFNKAESGTAVLVDVNTGEVLAMANSPSYNPNNLSGTPKDIMRNRAITDIFEPGSTVKPMVVMTALQRGVIKENSVINTLPYYVNGHEIKDVARYSELTLTGILQKSSNVGVSKLALAMPSSALVDTYSRMGLGKATNLGLVGESSGLYPQKQRWSDIERATFSFGYGLMVTPLQLARVYATIGSFGIYRPLSITKVDPPVAGERVFPDALVRTVVHMMESVALPGGGGTKAAIKGYRIAIKTGTAKKVGPDGKYINKYIAYTAGVAPASNPRFALVVVINDPQAGKYYGGAVSAPIFGAIMGGVLRTMNVEPDALPSGDKNEFVINRKEGPGGRS from the coding sequence ATGAAAGCAGCTCGTACAGGAAGATTAAAACGCCAGGAAGACCAGGCCAGCTTTGTTAGCTGGCGTTTTGCGTTGCTCTGTAGCTGCATCCTGCTGGCCATGATCGGACTGATGGTTCGCGCCGCTTATCTCCAGGTAATCAACCCCGATAAGCTGGTGCGCGAAGGGGATATGCGCTCCCTGCGCGTGCAGGAAATACCGACGGCTCGCGGCATGATCAGCGATCGAGCGGGGCGTCCTCTGGCGGTCAGCGTGCCGGTAAACGCCGTCTGGGCGGATCCGAAAGAATTGAACGATCATGGCGGCATCACGCAGGATACTCGCTGGAAGGCGCTTTCCGACGCGCTTGAAATCCCGCTGGATCAGATGGCCGCCAAAATTAACGCCAATCCCAAAGGGCGTTTTGTCTATTTGGCGCGCCAGGTCAACCCGGCCATTGGCGAATATATCCATAAGCTGAAGCTGCCCGGCATTAACCTGCGCCAGGAATCCCGCCGCTACTATCCTTCGGGCCAGGTTACTTCCCATTTGATTGGTTTTACCAATATTGACGGTCAGGGCATCGAAGGCGTCGAGAAAAGTTTCGATCGCTGGCTGACCGGGCAGCCGGGCGAACGCACCGTGCGTAAAGATCGCTTTGGCCGGGTGATCGAGGACATCTCCTCGGTTGACAGTCAGGCGGCGCATAATCTGGTGTTGAGCATTGACGAGCGGTTACAGGCGCTGGTCTATCGTGAACTCAACAACGCCGTGGCATTTAACAAAGCGGAATCCGGCACCGCGGTGTTGGTTGATGTCAACACCGGGGAAGTGCTGGCGATGGCGAACAGCCCGTCTTATAACCCCAATAACCTGTCCGGCACGCCCAAAGACATTATGCGCAACCGCGCCATTACCGATATTTTCGAACCCGGCTCTACGGTGAAGCCGATGGTGGTGATGACCGCGCTGCAACGCGGGGTGATAAAAGAGAATAGCGTTATCAACACCCTGCCGTATTACGTTAACGGTCACGAAATCAAAGACGTGGCGCGTTACAGCGAGTTGACCCTTACCGGGATCCTCCAGAAGTCGAGTAACGTCGGTGTTTCCAAACTGGCGTTAGCGATGCCTTCCTCTGCGCTTGTCGATACATACTCGCGTATGGGGTTAGGGAAAGCGACCAATTTGGGGTTGGTCGGAGAAAGCAGTGGCTTATACCCGCAAAAACAACGGTGGTCTGACATAGAGAGGGCCACCTTCTCTTTCGGCTACGGGCTAATGGTAACACCGTTACAGTTAGCGCGAGTCTATGCCACCATCGGCAGCTTCGGGATTTACCGCCCGTTGTCGATTACCAAAGTTGATCCGCCGGTCGCTGGCGAACGCGTGTTTCCTGACGCGTTGGTGCGTACCGTGGTTCATATGATGGAAAGCGTCGCTCTGCCCGGTGGTGGTGGCACCAAGGCGGCCATAAAAGGCTACCGGATTGCAATTAAAACCGGGACGGCGAAAAAGGTCGGGCCGGATGGAAAATACATCAATAAATACATTGCCTATACGGCGGGCGTTGCGCCAGCCAGTAACCCACGGTTTGCTCTGGTTGTCGTCATCAACGATCCTCAAGCCGGTAAATATTACGGCGGTGCGGTTTCAGCACCGATATTTGGCGCCATCATGGGGGGCGTTCTGCGCACGATGAACGTAGAGCCTGACGCACTACCCTCGGGTGACAAAAATGAGTTTGTAATTAATAGAAAAGAGGGGCCAGGTGGCAGATCGTAA
- the murE gene encoding UDP-N-acetylmuramoyl-L-alanyl-D-glutamate--2,6-diaminopimelate ligase: protein MADRNLRELLAPWVQGAPACALREMTLDSRNAAAGDLFVAVVGHKTDGRRYIPQAIAQGVAAIIADAEDEFGDGTVREVHGVPVVYLSNLHQRLSALAGRFYQQPAEKLQLIGVTGTNGKTTTAQLLAQWSQALGETSAVMGTVGNGLLGRIVPAENTTGSAVDVQHVLRQLVEQGATFAAMEVSSHGLVQGRVAALPFSAAVFTNLSRDHLDYHGDMEHYEAAKWSLFAEHRVGQMIINADDEVGRRWLDKLPDAVAVTMENNLIPGCRGRWLKTTGVDYHDNGTIIRFDSSWGHGEIESHLMGAFNVSNLLLALATLLSLGYPLSQLVASGSHLQPVCGRMEVFHAAGRPTVVVDYAHTPDALEKALEAARLHCDGLLWCVFGCGGDRDKGKRPLMAGIAEQLADRVVVTDDNPRTEEPAAIINDILSGLLDAGRVQVIHGRAEAVTRAIMQAKDNDVVLVAGKGHEDYQLIGNRRLDYSDRITVARLLGVIA, encoded by the coding sequence GTGGCAGATCGTAATTTGCGCGAGTTATTAGCGCCGTGGGTGCAAGGCGCCCCGGCGTGCGCGCTGCGGGAAATGACATTAGACAGCCGTAATGCGGCTGCCGGGGACCTGTTTGTCGCCGTCGTCGGCCACAAAACAGATGGGCGGCGCTATATTCCGCAGGCCATCGCGCAAGGTGTGGCGGCGATTATTGCCGACGCTGAGGATGAATTCGGCGATGGCACGGTACGTGAAGTGCATGGCGTTCCCGTGGTTTACCTCAGCAATCTGCACCAGCGTCTTTCCGCCCTGGCGGGGCGTTTCTATCAACAGCCCGCAGAAAAATTACAGTTGATCGGCGTGACCGGCACTAACGGTAAAACCACCACGGCACAGCTATTGGCGCAGTGGAGTCAGGCGCTGGGCGAAACCAGTGCGGTGATGGGAACGGTCGGAAACGGTTTGTTGGGGCGCATTGTTCCGGCGGAAAATACCACCGGATCGGCAGTGGATGTACAGCATGTTCTGAGACAGCTGGTCGAGCAGGGCGCAACGTTTGCGGCCATGGAGGTCTCTTCTCACGGCCTGGTGCAGGGGCGTGTCGCGGCCTTGCCGTTTTCCGCTGCGGTATTCACTAATCTGAGCCGCGATCATCTTGATTATCATGGTGATATGGAGCATTACGAAGCGGCAAAATGGTCGCTATTCGCCGAACACCGAGTGGGCCAGATGATTATCAATGCGGATGACGAGGTCGGTCGCCGCTGGCTGGATAAATTGCCGGATGCCGTCGCCGTTACCATGGAAAATAATCTTATCCCTGGCTGCCGCGGGCGTTGGCTGAAGACTACCGGCGTCGACTATCACGACAACGGCACGATTATTCGTTTCGATTCCAGTTGGGGGCATGGCGAGATTGAAAGCCATCTGATGGGCGCGTTTAACGTCAGTAATCTGTTATTGGCGCTGGCTACGCTGCTGTCATTGGGTTACCCCTTGAGTCAACTGGTTGCCAGCGGTTCGCATCTGCAACCGGTGTGCGGCAGGATGGAGGTTTTTCACGCCGCGGGCCGACCGACGGTAGTGGTGGATTATGCCCACACCCCGGATGCGCTGGAGAAAGCGTTGGAAGCGGCGCGGCTACACTGTGACGGACTGTTATGGTGCGTCTTTGGCTGCGGCGGCGATCGTGATAAAGGTAAGCGCCCACTTATGGCGGGAATAGCGGAGCAACTGGCCGATCGCGTTGTGGTTACCGACGATAATCCACGTACTGAAGAGCCCGCCGCCATCATCAACGATATCTTATCGGGTCTGCTGGACGCCGGGCGCGTCCAGGTGATTCATGGTCGAGCCGAAGCCGTTACCCGCGCCATCATGCAGGCGAAAGATAATGATGTTGTGCTGGTGGCCGGTAAAGGTCATGAGGATTACCAATTGATTGGTAACCGCCGTTTGGACTATTCGGACCGTATTACTGTCGCCCGCTTGTTGGGAGTGATCGCATGA
- the murF gene encoding UDP-N-acetylmuramoyl-tripeptide--D-alanyl-D-alanine ligase yields the protein MISVSLQQIASILNARLIGASVEIDDVSTDTRKLKAGCLFVALKGEKFDAHDYAADAVKGGAAALLVSKRLPIEVPQLLVADTRLALGKLAAWVREQSNARVAALTGSSGKTSVKEMTAAILRQCGNVLYTAGNFNNDIGVPLTLLRLTPEHQFAVIELGANHIGEIAYTVDLVRPESALVNNLAAAHLEGFGSLAGVAQAKGEIFAGLSADGVAIINADSNDFPHWQPMLNHKTLWRFSPQAASDVDFFASGVKVFAQGTRFNLHTPFGQVEVVLPLPGRHNVANALAAAALSMSVGATLAAVKTGLAQIKAVPGRLFPIALAEGKLLLDDSYNANVGSMTAAAQVLAEMPGYRVMVVGDMGELGEQAAECHRQVGKAARAAGIDKVLSVGTLSELIGQASGNGEHFQNKATLVSRLSALVSEHKIISILVKGSRSTAMEQVVRALQENATC from the coding sequence ATGATTAGCGTTTCTCTACAGCAGATAGCTTCGATACTGAACGCCAGATTGATTGGTGCAAGCGTCGAGATCGACGACGTCTCAACCGATACGCGCAAGCTGAAAGCCGGATGTTTGTTTGTTGCTTTAAAGGGCGAAAAATTTGATGCACACGACTATGCCGCCGACGCGGTAAAAGGCGGCGCGGCGGCTCTGTTGGTCAGTAAGCGCTTACCTATTGAGGTGCCGCAGCTATTAGTGGCCGATACCCGCCTGGCGCTGGGAAAACTGGCCGCTTGGGTAAGAGAACAGTCCAATGCTCGCGTGGCAGCGTTAACCGGGTCTTCCGGTAAGACTTCCGTCAAGGAAATGACCGCCGCGATCCTGCGTCAATGCGGCAACGTTCTTTATACCGCCGGCAACTTTAACAATGACATCGGTGTGCCGTTAACGTTATTGCGTTTGACGCCGGAGCATCAGTTCGCGGTGATTGAATTAGGCGCCAATCATATCGGCGAAATTGCTTATACCGTCGATCTGGTGCGTCCGGAAAGCGCGTTAGTCAACAACCTTGCCGCCGCGCATCTGGAAGGCTTCGGTTCTCTGGCCGGCGTTGCCCAGGCGAAAGGCGAAATCTTTGCCGGTCTGTCGGCCGACGGCGTGGCGATTATTAACGCGGACAGCAACGACTTCCCGCACTGGCAGCCGATGCTGAACCATAAAACGCTGTGGCGCTTTTCACCGCAGGCAGCCAGCGATGTCGATTTCTTTGCCAGCGGCGTCAAAGTGTTTGCCCAGGGCACGCGGTTCAATTTGCATACCCCGTTCGGGCAGGTCGAAGTGGTGTTGCCATTGCCGGGGCGCCACAACGTGGCGAATGCGCTGGCGGCGGCTGCGCTGTCCATGTCCGTCGGCGCAACATTGGCCGCGGTCAAAACCGGTTTGGCGCAAATAAAGGCGGTACCGGGGCGATTATTCCCGATTGCGCTGGCGGAAGGAAAACTGCTGCTGGATGACAGCTACAACGCGAACGTCGGCTCGATGACGGCTGCCGCGCAGGTGCTTGCCGAAATGCCGGGATACCGCGTGATGGTCGTCGGCGATATGGGCGAACTGGGCGAGCAGGCGGCGGAGTGTCATCGCCAGGTGGGGAAAGCGGCGCGCGCGGCCGGTATCGACAAAGTATTAAGCGTGGGAACGTTAAGCGAGTTGATTGGCCAAGCGAGTGGCAATGGCGAGCATTTTCAGAATAAAGCCACACTGGTTTCACGACTAAGCGCGTTGGTATCTGAACACAAAATAATAAGCATATTGGTTAAGGGTTCACGTAGCACTGCGATGGAGCAGGTAGTACGCGCATTACAGGAGAATGCAACATGTTAG
- the mraY gene encoding phospho-N-acetylmuramoyl-pentapeptide-transferase, which yields MLVWLAEHLVKFYSGFNVFSYLTFRAIVSLLTALVISLWMGPHLIAWLQRLQIGQVVRNDGPESHFSKRGTPTMGGVMILASITVSVLMWVNLANPYVWCVLVVLLGYGAVGFIDDYRKVVRKDTKGLIARWKYFWQSVIALVVAFVMYSIGKDTPATLLVVPFFKDVMPQLGLLYIVLAYFVIVGTSNAVNLTDGLDGLAIMPTVFVAAGFALVAWATGNMNFAGYLHIPYIRHASELVVVCTAIVGAGLGFLWFNTYPAQVFMGDVGSLALGGALGTIAVLLRQEFLLVIMGGVFVVETLSVILQVGSFKLRGQRIFRMAPIHHHYELKGWPEPRVIVRFWIISLMLVLIGLATLKVR from the coding sequence ATGTTAGTGTGGCTGGCCGAGCATCTGGTCAAATTTTATTCCGGTTTTAACGTCTTTTCTTATTTGACGTTCCGGGCCATCGTCAGCCTGCTGACCGCTTTGGTGATTTCTTTATGGATGGGGCCGCATTTGATTGCCTGGCTGCAACGCTTGCAGATTGGGCAGGTGGTGCGCAATGACGGACCGGAATCGCATTTCAGCAAGCGGGGAACGCCGACGATGGGCGGCGTGATGATTCTGGCCTCTATCACTGTTTCGGTGCTGATGTGGGTGAATCTCGCTAATCCGTATGTCTGGTGTGTACTGGTTGTTCTGCTGGGTTACGGCGCGGTCGGCTTTATCGATGATTATCGCAAAGTGGTACGTAAAGATACCAAGGGGCTGATTGCGCGCTGGAAATATTTCTGGCAGTCGGTGATTGCGCTGGTGGTGGCGTTCGTCATGTATTCGATCGGCAAGGACACGCCGGCAACGCTGCTGGTTGTGCCGTTCTTTAAGGACGTTATGCCGCAGTTGGGGCTGCTTTATATCGTGCTGGCCTACTTTGTGATTGTTGGGACCAGCAATGCGGTGAACCTGACCGATGGTCTGGACGGCCTGGCCATCATGCCGACGGTGTTTGTTGCCGCCGGGTTTGCATTGGTCGCCTGGGCCACGGGGAATATGAATTTTGCCGGTTATCTGCATATTCCCTATATCCGTCATGCCAGTGAGCTGGTGGTTGTGTGTACGGCGATTGTGGGCGCAGGGCTTGGATTCCTGTGGTTTAACACCTACCCAGCCCAGGTTTTCATGGGCGATGTGGGTTCGCTGGCGTTGGGCGGCGCGTTGGGAACAATCGCGGTGCTGCTGCGTCAGGAGTTTTTGCTGGTGATTATGGGCGGCGTGTTCGTAGTGGAAACGCTGTCGGTCATTTTGCAGGTAGGATCCTTTAAGTTACGAGGTCAGCGTATTTTCCGCATGGCCCCGATTCACCATCATTATGAACTTAAAGGATGGCCGGAACCGCGCGTGATTGTACGTTTCTGGATTATTTCGCTGATGCTGGTGCTGATTGGCCTGGCAACGCTGAAGGTACGGTAA